One part of the Microbacterium aurugineum genome encodes these proteins:
- a CDS encoding amino-acid N-acetyltransferase: protein MSEYIVRPARSADVIGIRNLLQPLVEQRILLGKDLAVLYGSVQEFVVAEADGVLIGCGALHVIWEDLGEVRTLLVRDDWLHHGVGRAIVDRLEETARMLGLSRLFCLTFEVEFFSRRGFTPIGEQVVDPDVYSQLLRSGDAGVEEFLDLAHVKPNTLGNTRMLKAL, encoded by the coding sequence GTGAGCGAGTACATCGTCCGGCCGGCGCGCAGCGCCGACGTCATCGGCATCCGCAACCTCCTGCAGCCCCTCGTGGAGCAGCGCATCCTGCTCGGCAAGGACCTCGCGGTACTCTACGGATCCGTGCAGGAGTTCGTCGTGGCGGAGGCGGACGGGGTGCTGATCGGCTGCGGTGCGCTGCACGTGATCTGGGAGGATCTGGGCGAGGTGCGCACCCTGCTCGTGCGCGACGACTGGTTGCATCACGGAGTCGGTCGGGCCATCGTCGACCGGCTGGAGGAAACGGCGCGGATGCTCGGGCTCTCCCGCCTGTTCTGCCTCACCTTCGAGGTCGAGTTCTTCAGCCGTCGGGGTTTCACGCCCATCGGGGAGCAGGTCGTCGACCCCGACGTCTACTCCCAACTGCTGCGCAGCGGTGATGCCGGTGTCGAGGAGTTCCTCGACCTCGCCCACGTCAAGCCCAACACGCTCGGCAACACACGCATGCTCAAAGCGCTCTGA
- a CDS encoding CopG family transcriptional regulator: MRTTLNLSDALATEAKARAAAEGLTFTSFIEEALREHLAKHPSPAPSEPLPTFGDPRTSRFLVNIDDRDALWDALEETSTR, translated from the coding sequence ATGCGCACCACGTTGAATCTCTCCGACGCACTCGCGACCGAGGCCAAGGCACGCGCAGCCGCAGAGGGCCTGACCTTCACGAGCTTCATCGAAGAGGCCCTCCGCGAGCACCTGGCGAAGCATCCATCCCCTGCGCCCAGCGAGCCCCTGCCAACCTTCGGCGACCCGCGCACATCACGGTTCCTCGTCAACATCGACGACCGTGACGCCCTGTGGGACGCACTGGAAGAGACCTCGACCCGATGA
- a CDS encoding helix-turn-helix domain-containing protein, protein MSPAESDDEFTGIHCRLDELLAERGMTLTELSATVGVSIVNLSVLKNDRARAIRYSTLRAICEALDCEVGDLLVLASR, encoded by the coding sequence GTGAGCCCGGCCGAGAGCGACGACGAGTTCACCGGCATCCACTGCCGACTCGACGAGCTGCTCGCAGAGAGAGGCATGACCCTCACGGAGCTCAGCGCCACGGTCGGGGTGAGCATCGTGAACCTGTCGGTGCTCAAGAACGACCGCGCCCGCGCCATCCGCTACTCGACCCTGCGGGCGATCTGCGAAGCGCTCGACTGCGAGGTCGGCGACCTGTTGGTGCTCGCCTCCCGCTGA
- a CDS encoding ATP-dependent Clp protease ATP-binding subunit, giving the protein MFERFTDRARRVVVLAQEEAKMLNHNYIGTEHILLGLIHEGEGVAAKALESLGISLDAVREQVQDIIGQGQQQPTGHIPFTPRAKKVLELSLREALQLGHNYIGTEHILLGLIREGEGVAAQVLVKLGADLNKVRQQVIQLLSGAPGREPASVGAQTNDSPAGAQGGSAVLDQFGRNLTQAARDNKLDPVIGREKEAERVMQILSRRSKNNPVLIGEPGVGKTAVVEGLAQAIVKGDVPETLKDKQLYSLDLGSLIAGSRYRGDFEERLKKVTKEIRTRGDIIVFIDEIHTLVGAGAAEGAIDAASILKPLLARGELQTIGATTLDEYRKHFEKDAALERRFQPVQVNEPTLPHAINILKGLRDRYEAHHKVQITDGAIVAAANLADRYVSDRFLPDKAIDLIDEAGARLRLSILSSPPELREFDEKIAAVREQKEIASEEQDFEKAASLRDEEKSLLAERLRLEKQWRAGDVATSAVVDEGLIAEVLAQATGIPVFKLTEEESSRLVFMEKALHQRVIGQEEAIAALSKTIRRQRAGLKDPKRPSGSFIFAGPTGVGKTELAKALAEFLFDDEAALISLDMSEFGEKHTVSRLFGAPPGFVGFEEGGQLTEKVRRKPFSVVLFDEIEKAHPDIFNSLLQILEEGRLTDGQGRIVDFKNTVIIMTTNLGARDIAGGPVGFQIEGNDSTSYDRMKGKVNEELKRHFKPEFLNRVDDIIVFPQLSKEELVQIVDLFTKRLGERLLDRDMTIELSQAAKERLIEIGFDPALGARPLRRAMQHEVEDRLSEKILHGELNSGDHVKVDAKDGQFLFEHGPRGEKVAVGVNTGGGAIAGTPDLAVASGE; this is encoded by the coding sequence ATGTTCGAGAGATTCACGGACCGAGCCCGTCGAGTGGTCGTCCTCGCCCAAGAAGAGGCGAAGATGCTCAACCACAACTACATCGGGACCGAGCACATCCTGCTCGGCCTCATCCACGAGGGTGAAGGCGTCGCCGCCAAGGCCCTCGAGAGCCTCGGCATCTCCCTCGACGCCGTGCGCGAGCAGGTGCAGGACATCATCGGCCAGGGTCAGCAGCAGCCGACCGGGCACATCCCGTTCACCCCTCGTGCCAAGAAGGTGCTCGAGCTCAGCCTCCGCGAGGCGCTGCAGCTCGGCCACAACTACATCGGCACGGAGCACATCCTGCTCGGCCTCATCCGCGAGGGCGAGGGCGTCGCCGCTCAGGTGCTCGTCAAGCTCGGCGCCGACCTCAACAAGGTCCGCCAGCAGGTCATCCAGCTGCTCTCCGGTGCCCCCGGGCGCGAGCCGGCTTCCGTCGGCGCGCAGACGAACGACTCGCCGGCCGGTGCCCAGGGCGGCTCCGCCGTGCTCGACCAGTTCGGACGCAACCTCACGCAGGCCGCACGCGACAACAAGCTCGACCCGGTCATCGGGCGCGAGAAGGAGGCGGAGCGGGTCATGCAGATCCTCTCCCGGCGCTCCAAGAACAACCCCGTCCTGATCGGTGAGCCCGGCGTCGGCAAGACTGCCGTCGTCGAGGGCCTGGCCCAGGCGATCGTCAAGGGCGATGTGCCCGAGACGCTGAAGGACAAGCAGCTCTACTCGCTCGACCTCGGCTCGCTCATCGCCGGTTCCCGCTACCGCGGTGACTTCGAGGAGCGCCTGAAGAAGGTCACCAAGGAGATCCGCACGCGTGGCGACATCATCGTCTTCATCGACGAGATCCACACCCTCGTGGGTGCGGGTGCCGCCGAAGGGGCGATCGACGCGGCCAGCATCCTGAAGCCGCTCCTCGCCCGTGGCGAGCTGCAGACGATCGGTGCCACGACGCTCGACGAGTACCGCAAGCACTTCGAGAAGGACGCCGCGCTCGAGCGCCGCTTCCAGCCGGTGCAGGTCAACGAGCCGACGCTGCCGCACGCGATCAACATCCTCAAGGGGCTGCGCGACCGCTACGAGGCGCACCACAAGGTGCAGATCACCGACGGCGCCATCGTGGCCGCGGCGAACCTCGCCGACCGCTACGTCTCCGACCGCTTCCTCCCGGACAAGGCCATCGACCTGATCGACGAGGCCGGCGCACGCCTGCGTCTGTCGATCCTGTCGAGCCCGCCCGAGCTGCGGGAGTTCGACGAGAAGATCGCCGCCGTGCGCGAGCAGAAGGAGATCGCCTCCGAGGAGCAGGACTTCGAGAAGGCCGCCTCCCTCCGCGATGAGGAGAAGAGCCTCCTCGCGGAGCGTCTCCGCCTCGAGAAGCAGTGGCGTGCAGGCGACGTCGCGACCTCCGCGGTCGTCGACGAGGGTCTGATCGCCGAGGTGCTCGCTCAGGCCACCGGCATCCCCGTCTTCAAGCTCACGGAAGAGGAGTCCAGCCGACTCGTCTTCATGGAGAAGGCCCTGCACCAGCGCGTCATCGGTCAGGAGGAGGCGATCGCCGCTCTCTCCAAGACGATCCGCCGTCAGCGTGCCGGTCTCAAGGACCCGAAGCGTCCTTCGGGCTCGTTCATCTTCGCCGGCCCCACCGGTGTCGGAAAGACCGAGCTCGCCAAGGCCCTCGCCGAGTTCCTGTTCGACGACGAGGCCGCGCTGATCTCCCTCGACATGAGCGAGTTCGGCGAGAAGCACACCGTCTCGCGTCTGTTCGGTGCCCCTCCCGGGTTCGTCGGATTCGAAGAGGGCGGCCAGCTCACCGAGAAGGTGCGGCGCAAGCCGTTCAGCGTGGTGCTCTTCGATGAGATCGAGAAGGCCCACCCCGACATCTTCAACTCGCTGCTGCAGATCCTCGAAGAGGGTCGGCTCACCGACGGTCAGGGGCGGATCGTGGACTTCAAGAACACGGTCATCATCATGACCACCAACCTCGGTGCCCGTGACATCGCAGGCGGCCCCGTCGGCTTCCAGATCGAGGGCAACGACTCGACCAGCTACGACCGGATGAAGGGCAAGGTGAACGAAGAGCTCAAGCGGCACTTCAAGCCCGAGTTCCTGAACCGTGTCGACGACATCATCGTGTTCCCGCAGCTCTCGAAGGAGGAGCTGGTGCAGATCGTGGATCTGTTCACCAAGCGCCTCGGCGAGCGTCTGCTGGATCGCGACATGACGATCGAGCTGTCGCAGGCCGCCAAGGAGCGGCTGATCGAGATCGGCTTCGACCCGGCGCTCGGCGCCCGGCCGCTGCGTCGCGCGATGCAGCACGAGGTCGAGGACCGTCTGTCCGAGAAGATCCTCCACGGCGAGCTCAACTCGGGTGACCACGTGAAGGTCGATGCCAAGGACGGGCAGTTCCTGTTCGAGCACGGCCCGCGCGGCGAGAAGGTCGCGGTCGGCGTCAACACCGGTGGCGGTGCGATCGCCGGCACTCCCGACCTGGCGGTCGCCAGCGGCGAGTAA